The Silene latifolia isolate original U9 population chromosome Y, ASM4854445v1, whole genome shotgun sequence sequence TGACTACTTATGTAATTCACCCAATTCCTTACCCTACCATTCCTACATGGTACCTCATACTGATTAATTCTCAACTTCACTTCACGTTTAATGCTATTGACAACCACCTGAGGATGGGAAAGGCACCCCTCAAGTCTGCATTTGTTACGAGCAAACCAAATATGGGCAAGTAGAGAGGCAAGAATCATAGCCACTACCTGCTTGTACCATATAGACTGCTGCCTCCAGCGTATCCACCATTCAATGCAATTCTTCTCTGGTAAGTCCACTAAGCACCAGCAGCCTGTGAGCTCCAAACAAAGTCTGCTATATCTACACTGGAAAAACAGATGTTCATGGCATTCCATCGTCTCTCCACATAGATAGCAGCAATTGTTCtgtattatgttcattttgaGCAACCTGTCTTGTGTTAGAAGCCTATTCTGTGCTACTAACCAGCACATGAACATATTTCGAGGAATAATCATCCTATTGAGCATCCATGGATACCACTGGACTTTATCTCCAATTGGTTTAAGCCAGTGATACCCCTCCTTTAAACTGTACTGCTCTACAATGGGATCAGTGAATACCATAGATTTATAAATATTCTTGACTTGGCAAATCTTTCTCCAAGCCCAGCTGCTGCCAGTCCCTGGTTCATAGTCCTTCCATGTTGTAGATTTGATATAGACAGCATGAACCCAACGAACCCAGAGGTGATCAGCCTTCATTGCAATCCACCAGACATATTTTGCAATAGCAGCAACATTCCAAGCATGGAGATCCTTAAAACCCAGTCCCCCTTGTTTCCTAGGTTGACAAATAGTAGCCCAAGAAACTAAGGCAGGGCTTTCCTTATGATTAGAGCCATACCAGAGGAAAGATCTGCAAAATGCTTCAATCTTGCTTATGACAGGTTTAGGTAGGATGAAAATCCTTGCCCAATAGCAATGCAAAGAACTAAGCACAGATTTGATCAACACAACCCTACCAGCATATGAGAGTTTTCGAGACCCTAAGCTTCTAATTCTGTCCACAATTTTATCTACCAAGCACTCAAAATCAAGAACAGAGAGCCTCTTGGGAGACACATTCACACCAAGATACTTAAAAGGGAGCTGCCCCTTCTTCATACCAGTCTGCTTCTCAATTTTAGAGACCAAACTCTCATCAATCCCATTATAGTAAAAATTAGACTTCTCATTATTCATTTCCAGACCTGATGCTATAGAGAAATGATCAAAAGCAGCCAACATAAGGCCAATAGACCCCTTATCACCTCTACAAAACAAAATCAGGTCATCAGCAAAAAATAAATGGGACAGTTGGATCCTGTTGCAAAGGGGATGGAACTTAAATTTATGATGCTTATGCACCACACCTAGGACCCTGCTCAAATAATCCAAACATAGGGTAAAGATAAGAGGAGACAAAGGGTCTCCTTGCCTGAGCCCTCTCCTGCTTTTAAAGAACCCAAATGTTTCACCATTGAGGGAAAGAGAATAGGTGGGGGTTGTGATGCACTGCATAATGATCTTGGTGAATGATTCAGGAAACCCAGTAGCTTGAAGCATCTCCAGGACAAAAGACCAAGCCACTGAGTCATAAGCTTTCTGAAGATCCACCTTCATTAACACCCTAGGAGAGCAACTTTTCCTTTTATAAAGCTTAATTAAATCCTGACAAATGAGAATGTTCCCAACAATATCCCTTCCTTTTATAAAAGCCCCTTGACTAGGACTAATGATATCAGGTAGGACCTTGCCAATTCTATTACACAACACCTTTGACAAGCACTTATAGATAGTATTACAGCAGGCAATGGGCCTGAACTGTAAGACTGTTTCAGGAAGAGGCACTTTAGGAATAAGTGTAATGATAGTGGCATTGCACTGTTTGAGGAGCTTTCTTGAATGAATGGCTCCTTGTACTGCAGCAACAACATCAGCTCCAACAATATGCCAGTTGTCTTTAAAAAACTGGCTACTATAACCATCAGGACCAGGTGCCTTGGTCCCTGGAATGTCAAACATAGCCACCTTAACTTCCTCAGCAGTTATAGGAGCTGACAACATGAGACAATGGGCCTCAGTTACACACTTCCCATACTTGATTACTTTCCTATTAATAGGTTTGACATATTTTTCAGTCCCCAACAGTTGCTGATAGTAATGAATGAAAGCAGCCTGAATACTCTCAGTAGTTGAGCACAGGACATTATTTACATCTGCAACTTGGAACACTCTATTTTTTGCTCTCCTCCTTCTGATGCAGGCATGGAAGTATGAAGTATTATCATCACCATGCTTCAACCATTCACACTTTGCTTTCTGAGTCAGGAATTGATCTCTTGCCTTCCTAAGATCCTCAACCTCTTTAGCACAAACTCGTTCAATCTTGCAAAGATCCTCATTCAAGGGGTCCCCTACTAACATTTCCTGAGTTTGTTTTAAAGACAACTCAGCAACATGTGTGAGGTTAACAATATCCCCAAACTGATACTTGTCCAATTTTTTCAACTGATATTTAAGTCCCTTCAATTTTGTGACTACCTTAAACATAGCAGTACCATGACAAACCAAATTCCACCCCTCCTTCACAATATCAGGATAATCTGGTGCCATGgaccacatattaaaatacttaaaTGGTGCTCCCTTTCTCTGAACAGACCCATCAAAATTGATAAGGCAAGGGCAATGATCAAACATTCCCTCAGGCAAGAAATGAACATAACTGTCAGAAAACATAATAGCCCAATCATCATTAATCAACACTCTATCAATTCTGCTATAAATTTTCTCTCCATCCTCATGCTTATTTGACCAAGTATAGAAGGCCCCCCTTGCACTAAGGTCATCCAACTGACAGTCCTGAACTACCTGAAGCAAAGGTTGTAGTTCAGCATTAGTAACAGGAGCACCCCCAATCCTCTCATTCCTAGCAAGGACAGCGTTGAAGTCCCCCCTACTAGCCAAGGACCATGAATACCCCTCTGATAACACCTCAGACTACTCCAAAGATCCTACCTATCAGCTGCCTGATTCAAACCATAGACAACAGTGAACCAGAAGCTATTCTTTCTAATTTTATCCCTAACTTTGGTATGAATGCACTGAACAGTGATATCACACACATCCACCTCAAAATAGTTGGGATTCCAAATTAACCAAATCCTACCACCTTTATGAAGACTAGTATTAGAGCATATAGACCAGTCATCACAAATGTTTATTCGAACATTTTCCCAATTTTTAACTTTAACTTTTGTCTCTAACAAACCAAATAACCCTACATTATTATGGAGCAAGAATCTCCTTATTTCCTTCTGTTTATTAGGATTATTCATACCTCTAATATTCCACATACCACAACTACCCATTTTGACCTCCTATCTTACTACCTTCCCCTCTTTCAAATGGACCAGTCCTTATGCCCAGTCTAGAGTGCTGGAGAGAATGAGTTAGAGACTCCATGAAAGACAATCCTCCATGAGTAAACCTCCTCTTTTCACCAGTCTCAGTTCTCATGAGCTTGGCCATAAACCGTCTAGGCATAGAACTCCCCACATTAGGAGTCTGCTGAACCAGGACTGGGGTCAAGGCAATCACTGGTGCAGGTGTCTTTGCTATCACATTCACTGCAGGAACCCCAGTTTGCTGAACAACAGCTCTCTGCACTTTTGGAGCAGGTTTAGGTTGAGGACCAGGACCAGGTTTAGCAGGTGCTTTTTTTGGTCTCCACACCTTCTTCCCCACTACTGGTTCATTACCCTTCCTGCACTTTTCAGCAATATATCCCATCCCCTTACAGCTAGTACAAGTTAGTGGGAGCCAATCATATACAACCTTAAGGGATTGGACTTTACCATGTTCATCAACAAATTATATCTCAGtaggccttaaatattggaagggttCAAATTGTATCTCAGTAGGCCTATATGACTCTTAAGGGATTAAATATTGGAAgggtatcaagagttcaaacccgaaggtgttgaagcaagcaaggactatatgactctacttatgtaagagatgcacaaacaagcttttaaggatcaggaagatgcttacttagcccaatatccacccctccttaatttagctaggcaaggactacttgatccttcatgtcctttgcctagttgggcggatagggaagtcttctttccgagtgcatcgaggggtgagattccgggtgacgatgaggttgtcggtgatgagttcgttgatgatagcattgatgaagaggctaatgaagaagaagaagaggatgatgaagaaagtgagcaagaaagtgaagagggaagtggtgatgagtccacttctattaaggaagatgatgataatgatgatatggtggaagactagcaagctttagaggctcctaccctcttgaggtttgtctacttctttctttgttttatttactttatcttgatcatggttggagagtcctagcaacatagatgactaacacctcggcccattgaggtgttcttatttcattgttcccacttttgaaaatccaaaatgacaaatttagtttcatgcattgcatcttgtgtgcatgaactaccccaacattaggacattagaaataatgtctatctcggtttggggaagtacatgcatacgcaacgggaggtaatctaaattacgctcttcgtcataaacaaaaacccatgcatcatgtagtgtagattagtatagcttgcatttagagtagaattcatgcatcatgcttgcatgatttcccatcattttggccattgaggacaatgcccatattagtgtggagatggggaattctaacttaacttttattcaaaaatccaaaaaaaatcaaaaaatttgaaaaaccataaaaatttgaaaaattgaaaaaccaaaaacaagttcatttcctttgtagtgtagtcatgtatatattgtgtttgttttatccttgttcatattgatcgactacgccacatccgagacatagggatattgaagaccgcatggtatgatctttccaatctccttttttctctttatgttaatgactatgtggctttattttgattgatgcggtataacaatgtgaacttaggacttgaatttagtttatatgtcatattagttggtagaatcatttgcattaggatgtttatatggtagttgcatcatggcatgtagtttgcatgttagaaaaattttgcgaaaccgtctacttgggaagtttgacaagtgtatataggccctagtagatgctttttcttcttaagactttgcttgttagaatacttgtaaaacagcctaggatgtgtcatgctagtatcctttgacccatgggttaaggcctagtcaagagtaccttgtggtgtgataactccttggctaccgtttattctaaggtgacccttgaaaccatgcatccatccatcatccatgttctaccacatttttgtcatcaaagggaatgggcacaaaaagaaatcaatttgagttcaatgaaatgaaaagtgaaagaaagtttgcaaaatgcatcaaatgaaaagaggagcaaaaatagactccaaaagcttcaaatataaggcaccctcactatatatggggtgactttgaaaatgttcaaaagaaatgcaaagaaaagttgaaagttgtcaagtgttgaaatgccaaaaatcaaaaagaaatggcaagaaagtgttctcaaatgtcaaataccacaagaaattggggggaaaaacaaaaacaaaaacaaactcccaaaatgaaactcaaaattctatcgatccctttatccatcgtatccatttttgtgcatggtagagaggggacgacccttcttcttgtctaggcaagagggggaattccgcgatcctccagtgtttctaacaccataaggagtctactcttgacaaaaacatttaacgattgaggacaaaggtaccctagcttgacaaaacttggaggtgatttattggtatccttctaggcttagaagtttgaagaaattgcatctatgaaggagtgtgtacccctgaattgcttcccttatagataatttccaccacttagatgaggaaagtggctattcttttgtagatgcatacattacttgattttgtgtgcttaatgattggatgtgtcgccattttggcaagacccaccttgccttgcaagaaggcatcctacctcatggttgtcttgttgtgagttgaaggggcggagtgagaccccctaattgtctcatatcggttatgttattaggttagtttaaataatggtcctagtttttgtcacctctttactcaggacgagtaaaggttcgatttggggatatttgatgtgaccataattagagcatatttagtccccgaattagccttgttcccatgctttttagtgcatatttgggtcatttattgtttttagttctttgttgtgcatattctttgaggttttgatcccttggtaggaaaggagtgcaaaccttgcattttcatggcaaaatgagactaaattgattgaattcaatgaccaagcatcaaggagagacaagattataaggcctttgtacatactatagtagatgggcaatgatgagaaaagatccttgcatccccgaggaaatccccaaggattttgtgaagaaaaaggaagaaaagaagaaggaacgagactgcccaacaatccgtgcgtcttcccctgaagacgcccgtccaccaagccacaatccgagcggcttctccagaagacgcccgggcaaaagctccagaatccgcccgtctttaccCCCTGggcgcccgggcagagaccgccAAATCTGCCCATCTCGTGCTAAAgatgcccggattcccagacagtcccatttcgtcttcttcaagcttcaaggaaggatgcacatctttttctagagaccggagtctccctagagaccggagtcttccaaaagagaccggcgtttcctcaacaagggacttaatcgtcatttaagcccttagttaaccctaattcatgtacctaatccccactataaataccctattagtctaattagaagagcatgttcttcttagcaatctttagagtagttaatatcaatcaaatctctctttaatcttgtaattaacatttaatcaagttttaatacaagtcttatttccttaatctctctcttgttcatcctttattttgggtaattgaagattatttgggttattattgggagattgacaacctctcaatcaagcattcaagtacttcttttattctttgctttattattggaatcattagtaggtataattctcttaatccctctttaattattattaatcactttcatttattcatcatgtttcactttgttggtatgattgataaccttgctaacattttcaacatgataatgagtgagtagtttccttagctagggttaatgggtgattaggggaaacaaacatgggagatgattcatgcttaaattaatatgctttcatattttatttgcttgcttgttgtgatctcaacttatgcacatgttatgtttgatgaaatgtgagcctatgaatccttgcattttttacccatcacctatcttttcaatgagacttgtaagacataaaccaactcgagtctcattagaccatgcatattgttgagtagggaagattaagtcgacttgtaggtgttgtacaatctaatcgattcggcttcgggacccaaactttcctaggattgtaagatataaaccaactcgatccatcacaacaagaattgcttgcttataacttgagaatatgtttgtatgatcaattcccatcaatcccttatgaccccatgacaccctagtgccttttatcaattgtttacatccctttttattcatcgtgcttgtttactttcattgctatttagtttagtgatcttctacattaaaccccaattgtgacaccccttaagacaccactagttgcaatagaaatctcatctcaattcccgtcccttgggatccgacctttactgtcctctttactaattgtagagttgtttgtgaagttgtaaattgtgttttggtctaggtgctcctaacgacaagtaatcGAAAATATAGTCCGACCACCATTGAATTGATCTTTTTGAAGTATCCTTACTCCACCAAAACGCAGCAATCAGAGAGTTGATCTTACGAGAAATAGCAAGCGGCAGAGGAATAGCAGCGAGGATATGGGCAATCGAACAAATCAAAATAGAGTTGATAATTATGAGCTTGCTAGCTTGAGACAAATGTAGAGAAGACCAAGATGAAATGCGGGTTGTCAATTTATAAATAAGTCCATGGAATGCAGTTTGCTTTTGCTTCGGGAGATCAACCGGGACTCCTAAATAATTACCAAACGAAGAAGAGTCTTTCATTCGTAGAATCGAATTCAGATGAGTCTTGAAGTCAGCTGGTGAGTTGGGGCTGAATTTGATAAAGGACTTGGCCAGATTTATCATCTGGCCAGAAGCATCTTCAAAGTCATGAAATATGTCCCGGAGAGTCTCAAACGATGACGGGGTAGCCTTACAACAAATGAAGGCATCATCCGCGTAAAATAGGTGCGATAGGGTTGGAGCATACTGAGAGATTTTTAAACCATGAAGTTGTCTTTGAGCTTCAACTTTCTGTAATTGAGCCGATAAAATCTCCAAACacatgataaataaataaggTGAGAGTGGATCACCCTGACGTAGACCACAAGTTGGACGGAAAGAGGGCGAAGGTTCCCCATTAATCATAACCCTATAGGTAACTGTTGAAATACATTCCTATATTAGGTTACGCCAGGGTATAGGAAATCCAAAGTGATCCAAGACAGACATAAGAAACTGCCATGAAACTCTGTCAAAAGCTTTGTGCATATCAAGTTTCAGGGCCGCATAGCAATTTGTGCCTCTTTTGGTCTTGTTTATATAGTGCATAATCTCCTGAGCAACAAGGCATCCATCCGACATAAGACGTTCTGGGACGAAGGCTTGTTGGGAATCCGAGACAAGAGATGAAATAACCAATTTGAGACGGTTGGCCAGACATTTTGAAGCCAGTCGGTACAGTACATTACAGAGGCTTATGGGCCTGTATTGTGAAACCAACTCAGGTTTGTCAACTTTCGGAATGAGAACGATGAGTGTGTTATTCCATTCTTTCAGCATAACTCCAGAGTTTAGGAATCGCAAGATAGCAGAAGTAACCATATATCCAATTTGTGGCCAAAATACCTGGAAGAATTTTGGAGTAATACCGTCGGGTCCTGATGATTTCGAGCCGTCCATACCTTTTAAAGCGCGGAGCACATCGTGCTCTGTAAAGGGTACTTGCAAAATAGAACATTCCAGAGGGCTCAGTCTGGGCAAATGTAAACCATCAAGCAAAGGATGGATGTGATCAAGTAGAACATTCGATTCCTGAGGCGTGGTTCGACAAAGTAAAGCCTTGAAATAGTTGACAATTTCTGAAACAATGGATTCAGAAGAGTATAGCCAGTCACCATTATCAGAGGGtagttgatacccgtcgtgaggtgtcaaaaataagatttataatttccaactacaactatagctagcggcagtcgggtcgaaccacatagaggcagatgt is a genomic window containing:
- the LOC141630431 gene encoding uncharacterized protein LOC141630431; translated protein: MGYIAEKCRKGNEPVVGKKVWRPKKAPAKPGPGPQPKPAPKVQRAVVQQTGVPAVNVIAKTPAPVIALTPVLVQQTPNVGSSMPRRFMAKLMRTETGEKRRFTHGGLSFMESLTHSLQHSRLGIRTGPFERGEETKVKVKNWENVRINICDDWSICSNTSLHKGGRIWLIWNPNYFEVDVCDITVQCIHTKVRDKIRKNSFWFTVVYGLNQAADRNERIGGAPVTNAELQPLLQVVQDCQLDDLSARGAFYTWSNKHEDGEKIYSRIDRVLINDDWAIMFSDSYVHFLPEGMFDHCPCLINFDGSVQRKGAPFKYFNMWSMAPDYPDIVKEGWNLVCHGTAMFKVVTKLKGLKYQLKKLDKYQFGDIVNLTHVAELSLKQTQEMLVGDPLNEDLCKIERVCAKEVEDLRKARDQFLTQKAKCEWLKHGDDNTSYFHACIRRRRAKNRVFQVADVNNVLCSTTESIQAAFIHYYQQLLGTEKYVKPINRKVIKYGKCVTEAHCLMLSAPITAEEVKVAMFDIPGTKAPGPDGYSSQFFKDNWHIVGADVVAAVQGAIHSRKLLKQCNATIITLIPKVPLPETVLQFRPIACCNTIYKCLSKVLCNRIGKVLPDIISPSQGAFIKGRDIVGNILICQDLIKLYKRKSCSPRVLMKVDLQKAYDSVAWSFVLEMLQATGFPESFTKIIMQCITTPTYSLSLNGETFGFFKSRRGLRQGDPLSPLIFTLCLDYLSRVLGVVHKHHKFKFHPLCNRIQLSHLFFADDLILFCRGDKGSIGLMLAAFDHFSIASGLEMNNEKSNFYYNGIDESLVSKIEKQTGMKKGQLPFKYLGVNVSPKRLSVLDFECLVDKIVDRIRSLGSRKLSYAGRVVLIKSVLSSLHCYWARIFILPKPVISKIEAFCRSFLWYGSNHKESPALVSWATICQPRKQGGLGFKDLHAWNVAAIAKYVWWIAMKADHLWVRWVHAVYIKSTTWKDYEPGTGSSWAWRKICQVKNIYKSMVFTDPIVEQYSLKEGYHWLKPIGDKVQWYPWMLNRMIIPRNMFMCWLVAQNRLLTQDRLLKMNIIQNNCCYLCGETMECHEHLFFQCRYSRLCLELTGCWCLVDLPEKNCIEWWIRWRQQSIWYKQVVAMILASLLAHIWFARNKCRLEGCLSHPQVVVNSIKREVKLRINQYEQYLHASRDSGGLGIKSTTTLGQVTLMKNFWRLHHKPTGLLAKYLKPKYRKDLPIPTAKSKVTQPSYIWKGICRAVDACKPALAWKIGNGASFDLFSAHWIKGRKPGLKQPQPQFTPPISDLLLDNRTWNPSTIFDLFLPSTAKEILAMEPPALNSDDYLYWKYTEDGEYTVKSGYAYLSS